One genomic window of Phoenix dactylifera cultivar Barhee BC4 chromosome 6, palm_55x_up_171113_PBpolish2nd_filt_p, whole genome shotgun sequence includes the following:
- the LOC103710358 gene encoding glycine-rich RNA-binding protein 2, mitochondrial-like: MALTNKIGNLFKKAITSNPSVYQAIRCMSSSKLFVGGLSYGTDDQSLREAFTGYGEVVEARVIMDRETGRSRGFGFVTFTSGEEASAAITGMDGKDLHGRIVRVNYATDRTGSRGGYGGGGYGGGGYGGGGYGGGGYGGRGGYGAGGGYGGGGGYGAGGGYGGGAGGYGRDGGGNNYSGDNYSGGGGGYGGGGYGGSTDGYGGSSSGGSYSVAGGGGGSDNYGSGASADNYVSGGGAAGYGSSGGYGGSSAMGYGSNGDQHSNNMSSADAGYENGSQDDLLDDKFEDDNDHPDDFANKRG, encoded by the exons ATGGCTTTGACCAATAAAATTGGAAATCTCTTTAAGAAAGCTATAACTTCCAATCCATCAGTGTACCAGGCAATACGATGCATGTCATCCTCAAAACTCTTTGTTGGAG GACTCTCATATGGCACAGATGATCAGAGTCTGAGAGAAGCATTCACCGGCTATGGTGAAGTTGTGGAAG CTAGAGTAATCATGGATCGAGAGACTGGTAGGTCTAGAGGATTTGGTTTTGTAACTTTTACATCTGGCGAGGAGGCCTCTGCTGCCATTACTGGAATGGATGGAAAG GATCTTCATGGCCGGATTGTAAGAGTCAATTATGCTACAGATAGGACAGGATCTCGTGGCGGTTATGGTGGTGGTGGTTATGGCGGCGGCGGCTATGGAGGTGGTGGTTATGGCGGCGGCGGCTATGGTGGTAGAGGTGGATATGGTGCTGGTGGGGGCTACGGTGGAGGTGGCGGCTACGGTGCTGGAGGGGGATATGGTGGTGGTGCTGGTGGCTATGGTCGGGACGGTGGTGGCAATAATTACAGTGGAGATAACTACAGCGGTGGAGGTGGTGGTTATGGTGGTGGCGGCTATGGTGGAAGTACTGATGGTTATGGTGGTAGCAGTAGTGGAGGGAGCTACAGTGTTGCTGGAGGTGGCGGTGGTAGTGACAACTATGGCAGCGGTGCCTCTGCTGATAACTATGTCAGTGGTGGTGGTGCAGCTGGTTATGGCAGCAGTGGCGGCTATGGTGGGAGCAGTGCGATGGGTTATGGCAGCAACGGCGACCAACATAGCAACAACATGAGCAGTGCAGATGCTGGTTATGAGAATGGAAGTCAGGATGACTTGTTGGATGACAAATTCGAGGATGATAATGACCATCCTGATGACTTTGCCAACAAGCGAGGATGA